From a single Flavobacteriales bacterium genomic region:
- a CDS encoding 4-hydroxy-3-methylbut-2-enyl diphosphate reductase: MHVTIDPSSGFCFGVVYAIEMAEDELNKSGALYCLGDIVHNNREVERLAAKGLKIIDHNDLANLKDCKVLIRAHGEPPSTYETAIRNNIELIDASCPVVLKLQHRVRNGYEESVADNGQIIIYGKEGHAEVNGLVGQTGGKAIIVTTEEDLDRVDYSRPVYLYSQTTKSTEGFYKMKRLIEQRLREAGNDHEVGFVANDTICRQVANREPQLKHFASKHEVVVFVSGKKSSNGKILHDVCKSVNPRTYFVSGEEEIAPEWFEGVKSVGICGATSTPMWLMEKVAACIESLAPAPTA; this comes from the coding sequence ATTCACGTGACCATTGATCCGAGCTCCGGATTCTGCTTCGGTGTGGTATATGCCATTGAAATGGCAGAAGATGAATTGAATAAATCCGGTGCGTTGTACTGCCTGGGAGACATCGTGCACAACAACCGGGAAGTGGAGCGTCTGGCTGCAAAAGGACTGAAGATTATCGACCACAATGACCTTGCAAACCTGAAAGATTGCAAAGTACTGATTCGTGCGCATGGCGAGCCCCCAAGCACATATGAAACAGCCATCCGAAACAACATTGAATTGATCGATGCTTCCTGTCCGGTGGTATTGAAGCTTCAGCACAGGGTACGCAACGGCTATGAAGAATCGGTTGCCGATAACGGGCAAATCATCATATACGGGAAGGAAGGTCATGCGGAGGTGAACGGACTCGTGGGACAGACGGGAGGGAAAGCGATCATAGTTACCACTGAAGAAGACCTGGACCGGGTGGATTATTCAAGACCGGTATACCTCTACTCTCAAACCACCAAAAGCACCGAAGGTTTTTACAAAATGAAACGACTGATCGAGCAACGCCTGCGTGAGGCCGGCAATGATCATGAAGTGGGTTTTGTAGCCAATGACACCATATGCAGGCAGGTGGCCAACCGGGAACCTCAGCTGAAACATTTTGCCTCCAAACATGAGGTGGTGGTATTTGTCAGTGGCAAGAAAAGCTCGAACGGTAAGATTCTCCATGACGTTTGCAAATCAGTGAACCCCCGAACCTACTTCGTTTCCGGGGAGGAGGAAATTGCTCCTGAGTGGTTCGAAGGTGTAAAGAGTGTTGGCATCTGTGGAGCCACGTCCACCCCAATGTGGTTGATGGAAAAGGTAGCTGCATGCATCGAGTCCTTGGCGCCTGCTCCCACTGCATAA
- the lon gene encoding endopeptidase La, with protein MTTEEEEKWDEEKAPGVLPILPLRNTVLFPGVVIPITVSRDKSIRLIRDAYQGDKTIGVVAQKDMAIEDPGASELNQVGTVAYIVKMLRMPDGNTTAIIQGKKRFSIVDVVQADPYLKANIKPFGETRKIVGDKEFDAMVASLKDMATMIIRQSPNIPSDAAFAIRNIESPSFLINFVSSNMNAEVADKQKMLEVADLKTRAEMLLKHLSKELQLLELKNQIQSKVKTDIDQQQREYFLHQQMKTIQEELGGNPMEAEINEMMEKAERKKWSKEVRETFDKELEKLQRMNPASAEYSVQANYLDVMLELPWGEYTKDNFDLERAEKQLNKDHFGMEKAKDRILEHLAVLKLKQDMKSPILCFVGPPGVGKTSLGKSIAKALGRNYVRISLGGLRDEAEIRGHRKTYIGAMPGRIIQNLKKAKTSNPVFVLDEIDKVGKDFHGDPSSALLEVLDPEQNTEFYDNYLEQNYDLSKVLFVATANTLATLQPALLDRMEVIELSGYTLEEKVEIAKRHLVPKQLKEHGLAKGQLKFTPGVLGFIVEGYTRESGVRSLEQKIAKVIRHHARLIGMNKKFKPSVTKEGVETILGPPHFLRDRYADPGVPGVAIGLAWTAVGGDILFIETALSKGKGGLSLTGNLGDVMKESATIAMEYLKSHAKDLQIEAGRFDEEHTHIHVPEGATPKDGPSAGVTMLSALASAYTGRHVKPRLAMTGEITLRGWVLPVGGIKEKILAARRANMKEIILPEENRKDVAEIKADYLKGLKFHYVKRMDEVLSLALVPAKKLARRKPLVKARQ; from the coding sequence ATGACAACGGAAGAAGAAGAGAAGTGGGATGAGGAAAAAGCACCGGGCGTGCTGCCCATTCTTCCTCTAAGAAATACCGTACTTTTTCCCGGGGTGGTGATCCCGATCACCGTCAGTCGCGATAAATCCATTCGCCTCATCAGAGATGCCTATCAAGGAGATAAAACCATCGGTGTGGTGGCGCAGAAAGACATGGCGATTGAAGACCCAGGTGCGTCTGAATTGAACCAGGTGGGTACGGTGGCCTACATCGTGAAGATGCTGCGGATGCCCGACGGCAATACCACCGCCATCATTCAGGGCAAGAAGCGGTTCAGCATCGTGGACGTGGTGCAGGCTGACCCTTACCTCAAGGCCAACATCAAACCATTCGGGGAAACCAGGAAAATTGTGGGCGACAAAGAATTCGATGCGATGGTGGCATCGCTCAAGGACATGGCCACCATGATCATCCGCCAATCCCCCAACATTCCGTCCGATGCGGCATTCGCCATCCGGAACATTGAAAGTCCTTCTTTCCTGATCAATTTCGTTTCATCAAATATGAACGCGGAAGTGGCCGACAAGCAGAAAATGCTGGAAGTGGCCGATCTGAAAACCCGCGCGGAAATGTTGCTGAAACACCTGAGCAAAGAACTGCAGTTGCTGGAATTGAAAAACCAGATTCAGTCGAAGGTGAAAACCGATATCGACCAGCAACAAAGGGAATATTTCCTGCACCAGCAGATGAAGACCATCCAGGAAGAACTCGGTGGCAACCCGATGGAAGCCGAGATCAACGAAATGATGGAAAAGGCCGAGCGCAAGAAATGGTCGAAAGAGGTGCGCGAAACATTTGATAAGGAACTGGAAAAGCTGCAACGCATGAATCCGGCTTCCGCGGAATACAGCGTACAAGCCAACTACCTGGATGTGATGCTGGAGCTGCCATGGGGTGAATACACCAAAGACAACTTCGATTTGGAGCGTGCTGAAAAGCAGTTGAACAAAGATCATTTCGGTATGGAAAAGGCCAAGGACCGTATACTGGAACACCTTGCCGTGCTGAAACTGAAACAGGATATGAAGTCGCCGATCCTTTGCTTCGTCGGGCCTCCGGGGGTGGGAAAAACATCCCTCGGTAAATCCATTGCCAAAGCTCTCGGTCGCAACTATGTGCGCATTTCGTTGGGCGGATTAAGGGATGAGGCCGAGATTCGCGGACATCGTAAAACCTACATCGGGGCCATGCCGGGTCGCATCATTCAGAACCTCAAAAAAGCGAAAACCTCCAATCCGGTTTTCGTACTGGATGAGATTGATAAGGTGGGAAAAGATTTTCACGGTGACCCTTCATCCGCATTGCTGGAAGTATTGGATCCGGAACAAAACACTGAATTCTACGACAACTACCTCGAGCAGAACTACGACCTGTCCAAAGTACTCTTCGTTGCAACTGCAAATACCCTGGCTACCTTACAGCCTGCGCTGCTTGACCGGATGGAAGTCATCGAATTGTCAGGTTATACCCTGGAAGAAAAAGTGGAGATTGCAAAGCGTCATCTTGTTCCCAAGCAATTGAAAGAACACGGACTGGCAAAGGGCCAACTCAAATTCACGCCCGGAGTGTTGGGTTTCATCGTGGAAGGATATACCCGTGAGTCAGGCGTGCGAAGCCTGGAGCAGAAAATTGCCAAGGTGATCCGCCATCATGCCCGGTTGATCGGAATGAACAAGAAGTTCAAGCCGTCGGTCACAAAGGAAGGGGTGGAAACCATCCTCGGGCCGCCTCATTTCCTGCGTGACAGGTATGCGGATCCGGGTGTGCCAGGTGTGGCAATCGGTCTTGCATGGACTGCAGTGGGGGGAGATATTCTGTTTATTGAAACGGCACTCAGCAAAGGGAAGGGAGGATTGTCTCTTACCGGAAACCTGGGCGACGTCATGAAAGAGTCTGCCACCATTGCCATGGAATATCTGAAGTCGCATGCAAAAGATTTGCAGATAGAAGCCGGTCGGTTTGATGAGGAACATACCCACATACACGTGCCTGAGGGGGCTACACCCAAAGACGGTCCCTCCGCCGGAGTAACCATGCTGTCGGCGCTGGCATCTGCATATACAGGTAGGCATGTGAAGCCACGTCTTGCCATGACCGGAGAGATCACCCTTAGGGGTTGGGTGTTGCCTGTCGGGGGAATCAAGGAAAAGATTCTCGCCGCCAGACGTGCCAATATGAAGGAGATCATTCTTCCTGAAGAAAACCGCAAAGATGTGGCAGAGATCAAGGCTGACTATCTGAAAGGTCTCAAGTTTCATTACGTGAAAAGAATGGATGAAGTGCTTTCGCTGGCATTGGTGCCTGCTAAAAAGCTTGCCCGGAGAAAGCCCTTAGTCAAGGCCCGGCAATAA
- the rpsA gene encoding 30S ribosomal protein S1 → MTNEEKVEKETAEVEKATAEVEVAEKKEKKAAAPKETPVPVAFDWDNTDDDGDAYSAEERKSLEELYDKTLVSINDHDVIEGKVVDVTSKDIVINIGFKSEGIVSVGEFRYNPELKVGDTVEVYVESQEDKNGQLVLSHRKARALKSWDRVNEAYDKGEVIKGYVKCRTKGGMIVDVFGIEAFLPGSQIDVKPIRDYDVYVGKTMEFKVVKINQEFKNVVVSHKALIEAELQQQKQEIISKLEKGQVLEGVVKNITSYGVFIDLGGVDGLIHITDLSWGRVSHPEEIVSLDQKLNVVILDFDEEKKRIALGLKQLTSHPWDALDANLKVGDKVKGKVVVIADYGAFIEVQPGVEGLIHVSEMSWSQHLRSAQDFLKVGQEVEAVVLTLDREERKMSLGMRQLMPDPWANIESKYPEGSKHKGKVRNFTNFGVFVELEEGIDGLVHISDLSWSKKIKHPSEFTKVGDEMEVVVLGLDTENRRLSLGHKQLEENPWETFETVFTVDSIHSGTILKKVDKGAIVGLKYGVEAFLPTKHMTKADGSQAQVDESLDFKVLEFNKESKKIIVSHTKTFQVTGDDDRADSRERGSDENSAKSKAKATKKAVKSIKENLEKTTLGDLDVLSNLKSEMEENETAKASGKIKEDEDSEDEEE, encoded by the coding sequence ATGACAAACGAAGAAAAAGTAGAAAAGGAAACCGCCGAAGTAGAAAAAGCAACCGCAGAGGTTGAAGTGGCAGAAAAGAAAGAAAAGAAGGCGGCGGCCCCCAAAGAAACTCCCGTTCCCGTAGCATTTGATTGGGACAATACAGATGACGACGGAGACGCCTACTCCGCGGAGGAGCGCAAATCACTGGAAGAACTTTACGACAAAACCCTGGTATCCATCAATGACCACGATGTCATCGAAGGAAAAGTGGTGGATGTTACCAGCAAGGATATCGTGATCAATATCGGCTTTAAGTCGGAAGGAATCGTATCCGTTGGTGAATTCCGTTACAACCCTGAGCTGAAGGTTGGAGATACCGTTGAGGTATATGTGGAAAGCCAGGAAGACAAGAACGGACAGCTGGTGTTGTCACACAGAAAGGCACGTGCCCTGAAATCATGGGATCGTGTGAACGAAGCATACGACAAGGGTGAAGTCATCAAAGGATACGTGAAGTGCCGCACCAAAGGCGGTATGATCGTGGATGTATTCGGTATCGAAGCATTCCTTCCCGGTTCTCAGATTGACGTGAAACCCATCCGTGACTACGATGTGTATGTTGGAAAAACCATGGAATTCAAGGTTGTAAAGATCAACCAGGAGTTCAAGAACGTGGTGGTATCCCACAAGGCGCTGATCGAAGCCGAACTTCAGCAACAGAAACAGGAGATCATCTCCAAACTGGAAAAAGGTCAGGTACTCGAAGGCGTGGTCAAGAACATTACCTCTTATGGCGTGTTCATCGACCTGGGCGGCGTAGACGGATTGATCCATATCACCGACCTGTCATGGGGCCGCGTAAGCCACCCCGAAGAAATCGTAAGCCTGGATCAGAAACTGAATGTGGTGATCCTGGATTTCGACGAAGAGAAGAAGCGGATCGCCCTCGGGTTGAAACAACTCACTTCGCATCCATGGGATGCCCTCGATGCCAACCTGAAGGTGGGCGACAAGGTGAAAGGCAAAGTGGTGGTAATCGCCGACTACGGTGCGTTCATCGAAGTACAACCCGGAGTGGAAGGTCTGATTCACGTGAGCGAAATGTCATGGTCTCAACACCTCCGCAGTGCACAGGATTTCCTCAAGGTAGGACAAGAAGTGGAGGCAGTTGTGTTGACCCTCGACCGCGAAGAGCGTAAAATGTCTCTGGGTATGCGTCAATTGATGCCGGACCCATGGGCGAATATCGAATCCAAATACCCGGAAGGTTCCAAGCACAAAGGAAAGGTTCGCAACTTCACCAACTTCGGTGTATTTGTGGAACTCGAAGAAGGCATCGACGGGCTGGTACATATTTCCGACCTGTCATGGTCCAAGAAGATCAAGCATCCTTCCGAATTCACCAAGGTGGGTGATGAAATGGAAGTGGTTGTGCTGGGTCTGGATACCGAAAACCGCCGCTTGAGCCTCGGCCACAAGCAGCTGGAAGAAAACCCATGGGAAACTTTCGAAACCGTATTTACGGTTGATTCCATTCACAGTGGAACCATTCTGAAGAAGGTGGACAAGGGTGCCATCGTTGGCTTGAAGTACGGAGTGGAAGCATTCCTGCCTACCAAGCATATGACCAAGGCAGACGGTTCTCAGGCTCAGGTAGACGAAAGCCTCGACTTCAAGGTGCTTGAGTTCAATAAGGAAAGCAAGAAAATCATCGTGTCTCACACCAAAACCTTCCAGGTGACAGGTGATGACGATCGTGCAGACAGCAGAGAACGCGGCAGCGATGAGAATTCGGCAAAATCCAAGGCGAAAGCAACCAAGAAAGCTGTTAAGTCCATCAAGGAAAACCTCGAGAAGACCACATTGGGTGACCTCGACGTCCTCTCCAATCTGAAAAGTGAAATGGAAGAGAACGAGACGGCGAAGGCATCCGGAAAGATCAAAGAGGATGAAGATTCCGAAGATGAAGAAGAATAG
- a CDS encoding Rieske 2Fe-2S domain-containing protein — MDRKTFIRNTGCACVGLMAGSAVVSLLQGCAAIPVCKAVVEEGKICVPLSEWPAEEHTRIVRAPQLEYDLLVVRKADGSYRALEMKCTHADNRLSANPKGLVCTLHGSTFGLEGEVTNGPAIAPLKTFPVYQEQNNLYIQVKS, encoded by the coding sequence ATGGACAGGAAAACGTTCATAAGGAATACCGGTTGCGCATGCGTTGGATTGATGGCGGGCAGCGCCGTAGTTTCACTCCTGCAAGGATGTGCGGCGATCCCGGTATGTAAGGCCGTTGTGGAGGAGGGAAAGATATGTGTACCTCTGAGTGAATGGCCGGCTGAAGAACATACCAGGATTGTCAGGGCCCCTCAGCTTGAATACGACCTGCTTGTGGTGCGCAAGGCTGACGGATCCTATCGGGCGCTTGAAATGAAATGTACCCATGCCGATAACAGGTTGTCGGCAAACCCGAAAGGATTGGTGTGTACCCTCCACGGTAGCACTTTCGGCCTGGAAGGAGAGGTAACCAATGGGCCGGCCATTGCGCCATTAAAGACCTTTCCGGTATATCAGGAGCAAAACAACCTATATATACAAGTGAAATCCTAA
- the pyrR gene encoding bifunctional pyr operon transcriptional regulator/uracil phosphoribosyltransferase PyrR: MPAKTIINSQCFELTLRRLCYELVENHDKFEDSAMIGLQQGGVFLARRIAGLLEKEHGVKNLRIGSLDVTFFRDDFRRRQSPLVASSTQIDFTVENKKVVLLDDVLFTGRTIRAGLDALLSFGRPRSVELMVLIDRRYSRHLPIQPDYVGRTVDAVTSERVEVYWKENDKEDKVSLITPSSYANKP; the protein is encoded by the coding sequence ATGCCTGCTAAAACCATTATAAACAGCCAGTGTTTCGAGCTTACGCTTCGCCGGCTATGTTATGAACTGGTCGAAAATCACGACAAGTTTGAGGATTCCGCCATGATCGGTTTACAACAGGGAGGTGTTTTCCTGGCCAGACGGATCGCCGGGTTGCTGGAAAAGGAACATGGGGTCAAAAACCTCCGGATAGGTAGCCTGGATGTGACGTTTTTCAGGGACGATTTCCGACGCCGGCAAAGTCCGCTTGTAGCCAGTTCCACCCAGATTGATTTCACCGTTGAGAACAAAAAGGTGGTTTTGCTGGATGATGTGCTGTTTACCGGACGCACCATCAGGGCCGGACTGGATGCGTTGCTGTCGTTCGGTCGACCCCGGAGCGTCGAACTGATGGTATTGATCGACCGCCGGTATTCACGGCATTTGCCTATACAACCCGACTATGTTGGAAGGACTGTGGATGCGGTGACATCCGAAAGGGTAGAAGTGTATTGGAAAGAGAATGATAAAGAAGATAAGGTCTCACTGATAACCCCATCCTCCTATGCAAACAAGCCTTAG
- a CDS encoding GlmU family protein, giving the protein MSLILFDDTNRDHLLPLVFTRPVADIRVGILTIREKWERYLGMISGTHTQPYLQQKFQEVSDQAGVLYVNGAVLPDPVLVSEVKQLKPGEQLVAGDLLVAMHSAGTGWQNRIQTDAPRVQASILPAMIRKPWDVFQMNGQAIQLDWELLQPEKSTAGYGNIQYGDALHIAPGAEVKGAILNSEGGPIYIGEGAKVMEGACLRGPVAVCAHAEVKMGAKIYGPTTIGPHSKVGGELTNVVIFGFSNKGHDGFVGNSVIGEWCNLGADTNSSNLKNNYSMVKVWSYVLNDFTDTGLQFCGLIMGDHSKTGINTMLNTGTVVGVNANIFGGDFPPKHIPSFSWGGASGFEKYDLDKAMVVAERVMERRKVRLTEADRAIFHHLYELG; this is encoded by the coding sequence ATGAGCCTAATTCTTTTTGATGATACCAACCGTGATCACCTGTTGCCGCTCGTGTTCACAAGGCCCGTGGCCGATATTCGCGTGGGCATTCTCACCATCCGGGAAAAATGGGAACGTTACCTGGGAATGATTTCCGGAACACACACGCAGCCTTACCTTCAACAAAAGTTCCAGGAGGTATCCGACCAGGCAGGCGTGCTTTATGTGAACGGAGCCGTACTTCCCGATCCTGTTCTGGTGTCGGAGGTAAAGCAACTCAAACCGGGGGAACAACTTGTGGCCGGCGACCTGCTTGTTGCCATGCATTCCGCAGGTACAGGCTGGCAGAATCGCATACAAACCGATGCCCCAAGGGTTCAAGCTTCCATCCTTCCGGCAATGATCAGGAAACCGTGGGATGTGTTTCAAATGAACGGCCAGGCGATTCAGCTTGATTGGGAGCTCCTTCAGCCTGAAAAATCAACCGCCGGGTATGGCAATATCCAATATGGAGACGCATTGCACATCGCGCCTGGTGCGGAAGTCAAAGGTGCAATCCTCAACAGTGAAGGTGGACCTATATACATAGGTGAGGGAGCCAAAGTCATGGAAGGGGCATGCCTCCGGGGGCCTGTTGCGGTATGTGCGCACGCAGAAGTTAAAATGGGTGCGAAGATATATGGTCCCACAACCATCGGACCTCATTCAAAAGTTGGCGGGGAACTGACCAACGTGGTGATATTCGGATTTTCCAACAAAGGGCACGACGGGTTTGTGGGTAACAGTGTAATCGGTGAGTGGTGCAACCTCGGAGCCGATACCAATTCATCCAACCTGAAAAATAACTATAGCATGGTGAAAGTGTGGAGTTATGTATTGAATGACTTCACCGATACGGGACTCCAGTTCTGCGGCCTGATCATGGGCGATCACAGCAAGACAGGCATCAATACCATGTTGAACACGGGCACGGTGGTGGGTGTGAATGCCAATATCTTCGGAGGGGATTTCCCTCCCAAGCACATCCCGTCTTTTTCCTGGGGAGGTGCATCCGGTTTTGAAAAATATGACCTGGATAAAGCGATGGTTGTGGCAGAGCGTGTCATGGAGCGACGAAAAGTCCGCTTAACCGAAGCCGACCGCGCGATTTTTCACCATCTGTATGAGCTGGGCTGA
- a CDS encoding c-type cytochrome, translating to MKKLSAVFVILAVTAVMIFVPACRKPINWNEEDADPRLSGGKQTVFVEGTGAFSQPFPDMSEARLALHELGDAHFEASFVASPAPKFGGLGPIYNSNACFNCHINDGRGKPIASQEAMTSMLFRVSVSGTGPHGGPLGAPGFGGQLQDKAVFGKQAEATVSVSWVAEVVFFDDGDSIALRKPQWSFNNAYLPLPSGWMYSARVAPPVFGLGLLEQIDDATLYAFADPDDRDGDGISGKPNLVWDVAKNATVIGKFGWKAEAPTLAQQVAGAYNEDMGLTSYLMAAESSVGQSQHDLLTDDPEVPDSIFNAVVFYVQSLAVPARRKVTDATVLKGQAVFQQAGCNGCHIASVTTKVDVAFPETSNQLIHPYTDMLLHDMGPDLADGRPAYEASGSEWRTPPLWGIGLTKVANGHTYFLHDGRARNLMEAILWHGGEALQSREFVRKLNAEERDALITFLDAL from the coding sequence ATGAAGAAGCTGTCTGCTGTATTTGTGATTCTGGCGGTTACTGCCGTCATGATATTTGTGCCTGCTTGTCGCAAGCCGATCAATTGGAATGAAGAGGATGCCGATCCGCGATTGTCCGGCGGCAAGCAAACGGTGTTTGTGGAAGGTACCGGGGCTTTTTCTCAGCCTTTTCCCGATATGTCGGAAGCGCGTCTGGCTCTGCATGAATTGGGTGATGCGCATTTCGAAGCTTCTTTCGTGGCTTCACCCGCACCGAAATTCGGAGGATTGGGCCCTATTTACAACAGCAATGCCTGTTTCAATTGTCACATCAACGATGGCAGGGGAAAGCCCATTGCATCCCAGGAAGCAATGACAAGCATGCTCTTTCGGGTCAGTGTGTCCGGAACCGGTCCGCATGGAGGACCTCTGGGTGCTCCCGGGTTTGGTGGGCAACTCCAGGATAAAGCCGTCTTCGGTAAACAAGCGGAAGCCACGGTTTCAGTGAGCTGGGTGGCAGAAGTGGTGTTCTTTGATGATGGCGATTCCATTGCGCTCAGAAAACCCCAATGGAGTTTTAACAATGCTTATTTGCCATTGCCGTCGGGTTGGATGTACTCGGCGAGGGTAGCGCCGCCGGTGTTCGGACTGGGGTTGCTTGAACAGATTGATGATGCCACCCTGTATGCATTCGCGGACCCGGATGACAGGGATGGCGATGGTATTTCAGGGAAACCCAACCTGGTTTGGGATGTGGCAAAGAACGCTACTGTAATCGGGAAGTTCGGATGGAAGGCCGAGGCGCCTACGTTGGCCCAACAGGTGGCGGGCGCTTACAACGAAGACATGGGGTTGACAAGCTACCTTATGGCTGCCGAGAGCAGTGTGGGACAGTCCCAGCATGATCTGCTGACGGATGACCCGGAAGTTCCCGACAGCATATTCAATGCCGTGGTGTTTTATGTGCAATCGTTGGCTGTTCCTGCCCGCAGAAAAGTGACTGATGCTACGGTGTTGAAAGGACAAGCTGTTTTTCAGCAAGCCGGCTGCAACGGGTGCCACATAGCATCGGTGACCACAAAAGTGGATGTGGCTTTCCCGGAAACTTCGAATCAATTGATCCATCCGTATACCGACATGCTTCTTCATGACATGGGGCCTGACCTGGCCGACGGCAGACCGGCCTACGAAGCTTCAGGATCGGAATGGAGGACACCTCCCTTGTGGGGCATCGGGCTCACCAAAGTGGCCAACGGACATACCTATTTCCTGCACGACGGCCGTGCACGCAACCTGATGGAGGCCATCCTTTGGCATGGCGGAGAAGCGCTCCAATCCAGAGAATTCGTGAGAAAATTGAATGCGGAGGAAAGAGATGCGCTCATTACTTTTCTGGATGCGCTATAA
- the porQ gene encoding type IX secretion system protein PorQ, translating to MRRNSFIPSLLRHVLVPVLLFLPFTGSAQIGGSQAFDFLNLVTSARIGAVGGYFSAVTNDDDLSLAIDNPSLLHADMEKRLVFDYVNYFSDINFGSCAYAHHLPGWGTLSAGMRYVDYGSFQETNEQGDVVGSFRASDMAFQLGTARAIDSNFTAGVNARFIYSSLAGYTSSGVAADLAVTYRKPQGRFAAALLLRNVGVQVNPYVDQTREKLPYEVQIAISQKLEHLPFRYIVHFTQLQKLDLNYENSNNPTLLVDPLTGESIEPRKMIGDKIMRHVVLGGELSPSQNFHIRFGYNYRRRQELKVDSRAGTVGFSWGFGLKISKFQLNYGRATYHLAGASNHFSVSTRISDFIKKEEN from the coding sequence TTGCGAAGGAATTCATTTATCCCGTCTTTGTTGCGACATGTACTGGTACCGGTCCTGTTGTTTTTGCCTTTCACAGGAAGTGCTCAGATCGGCGGTTCGCAAGCATTCGACTTTCTGAACCTTGTCACCTCGGCACGTATCGGTGCAGTCGGTGGATATTTTTCTGCGGTTACCAACGACGACGATTTGAGTCTCGCGATTGATAACCCTTCCCTGTTGCATGCGGACATGGAGAAACGCCTGGTGTTCGATTATGTCAATTATTTTTCTGACATCAACTTCGGAAGTTGTGCCTATGCGCACCATCTTCCTGGATGGGGAACCTTGTCGGCCGGTATGCGATATGTGGATTACGGATCGTTTCAGGAAACCAACGAGCAGGGAGATGTGGTTGGTTCGTTCCGGGCTTCTGATATGGCATTTCAATTGGGAACGGCGCGTGCAATCGATAGCAATTTTACTGCCGGCGTCAATGCCCGCTTTATTTATTCATCGCTGGCAGGCTATACATCATCAGGTGTGGCTGCCGATCTGGCCGTAACGTATCGCAAGCCACAGGGAAGATTTGCAGCGGCATTGCTGTTGCGCAATGTAGGTGTGCAGGTTAATCCATATGTGGATCAGACGCGGGAAAAACTGCCGTATGAGGTACAAATAGCCATTTCCCAAAAGCTGGAACATCTGCCGTTCAGGTATATCGTGCACTTCACCCAGTTGCAAAAGCTGGATCTGAACTATGAAAATAGCAACAACCCCACGTTGCTCGTCGATCCGTTGACCGGTGAATCCATTGAACCCAGGAAGATGATTGGTGATAAAATCATGCGTCATGTGGTGCTTGGCGGGGAGTTGTCACCCTCTCAAAATTTTCATATCCGGTTCGGGTACAATTACCGGAGAAGGCAGGAATTAAAGGTGGATAGCAGGGCGGGTACTGTCGGCTTTTCATGGGGCTTCGGTTTGAAGATTTCCAAATTTCAACTGAACTATGGCCGGGCAACCTATCATCTGGCCGGTGCTTCCAATCACTTCAGTGTATCTACCCGCATTTCCGATTTCATTAAAAAAGAAGAGAATTGA
- a CDS encoding (d)CMP kinase has protein sequence MSAITIAIDGHSSCGKSTLAKELARELGYVYVDTGAMYRAATLFCIEHGWLGEGVWREDELLAHLSELNVWFKKEEGTVVQHVMLGDRDVTDRIRTMEVSRFVSQVSTCVPLREKLVKLQREMGKDKGIVMDGRDIGTVVFPDAEVKIFMTASVEERARRRFLEIKKREPDTTIESVLENIRERDRIDSERKVNPLRQPEDAHVLDNTHMNREEQFLLALSWARGAGA, from the coding sequence TTGAGCGCAATTACCATTGCCATTGATGGTCACTCCTCTTGCGGAAAGAGTACCTTGGCAAAGGAACTGGCCCGTGAATTGGGATATGTGTATGTGGATACGGGCGCCATGTACCGCGCAGCCACCTTGTTCTGTATAGAGCACGGATGGCTGGGTGAGGGTGTCTGGAGGGAAGATGAACTGTTGGCGCACCTATCTGAACTCAACGTCTGGTTTAAAAAAGAAGAAGGCACAGTGGTACAGCACGTCATGCTGGGAGACCGCGATGTGACCGACCGTATCCGCACCATGGAGGTATCGCGCTTTGTAAGTCAGGTCAGTACCTGTGTGCCTTTGCGTGAGAAATTGGTGAAATTGCAACGTGAGATGGGTAAAGATAAAGGAATTGTGATGGATGGAAGGGATATAGGTACGGTGGTATTCCCCGATGCTGAAGTAAAAATATTCATGACCGCATCGGTGGAGGAAAGGGCCCGGCGCAGGTTCCTGGAAATCAAAAAGCGGGAACCGGATACGACCATTGAGTCGGTACTGGAAAATATTCGTGAACGCGACCGGATCGATAGCGAACGCAAAGTAAATCCCCTCAGACAACCAGAGGATGCGCATGTGCTGGACAATACCCACATGAACCGTGAAGAGCAGTTCCTTCTGGCGTTGTCGTGGGCGCGTGGTGCCGGCGCATAA